Proteins encoded by one window of Chanos chanos chromosome 7, fChaCha1.1, whole genome shotgun sequence:
- the akap8l gene encoding A-kinase anchor protein 8-like, producing MDGRGYNSGFSSWGGGGGGSSSRGSGSYDLYGYKDPMPGGGGYGGGGYGGGGQMKRGLSGGSLLSSTGTSADAVIAKINQRLDMLTQLEGGMKGAGRSDRFEQYESFDSHSASLGPRDLYRSGSYGYSDSRGDMMAQRGGVGFGAMGGASGGGVGGGGFDGSSSYGSAKMRPVRDAFAGSGWGAGQRSPRRGGGSGGRGFGRRQDAPPMGGGAGRGGGQGHSPGGRGKLPSLLGHRMYPESGAFQPQHGPQDFPVRHFGGGPRANRQRGRKRPLNRQVKPQRDGQKKRKQTPSAADEPESKMGKTETIGADKTNDSVEQSEEGKDTRSPSAAASKPPAEGESAALSIQEEISQMKRKLQGKQTTPTAPKLRKRRGFLERSGVKVNAQRVMFACSVCKFRSFYSEDMAAHLESRFHKEHFKFLSNQLSKPTTDFLQEYLINKFKRTEERTKQMENLSAAICQIYKEQDLTRDIGMEHFMKKVEAAHCAACDLFIPMQYHLIQKHLKSPDHNYNRKGMMEQSKRSSLSVARSILNHKVIGKKLESYLKGENPFTGNQDDQDAEESMVMEVSEVDLTNESPVKADQQEKADPSSEDPAQAPKSEGKDGGSDEAEMMTEEGAHGIEGENGGEEEEDEEGIELGDEEGEEGLEVGDGEEEEEGHEEILDEVLDGEEAEEQADGDGEKQEEKGGDADQVVIE from the exons atggaCGGCCGTGGTTATAACTCAG GCTTTTCCAGCTGGGGAGGAGGCGGCGGCGGCTCGTCCAGCAGAG GATCAGGCAGCTATGACCTGTATGGGTATAAGGACCCCATGCCTGGAGGGGGTGGATATGGAGGGGGTGGATACGGGGGTGGGGGCCAGATGAAGAGGGGCCTCTCTGGAGGATCCCTGCTCTCTTCCACTGGAACCAGTGCCGACGCAGTCATCGCCAAAATCAACCAGCGTCTGGACATGTTGACACAGCTGGAGGGAGGCATGAAAGGAGCGGGCCGCAGtgacag gTTTGAGCAATATGAGTCCTTTGACTCTCACTCCGCCTCACTTGGCCCCCGCGATCTCTACAGATCCGGTAGCTATGGTTACAGCGACTCCCGGGGCGACATGATGGCCCAGCGCGGAGGCGTGGGCTTCGGGGCAATGGGCGGAGCTTCAGGAGGCGGAGTAGGGGGCGGCGGCTTTGACGGCTCCTCCTCTTACGGATCCGCCAAAATGCGGCCCGTCCGGGATGCCTTCGCGGGCTCCGGCTGGGGGGCGGGCCAGAGGTCTCCCCGAAGGGGGGGAGGGTCTGGGGGGCGTGGCTTCGGCCGCAGGCAGGACGCCCCTCCCATGGGCGGTGGAGCTGGCcggggaggggggcagggcCACTCCCCAGGTGGGCGAGGGAAGCTCCCGTCTCTCCTGGGCCACCGAATGTACCCCGAGAGCGGGGCCTTCCAGCCACAGCACGGGCCCCAAGACTTCCCCGTCCGGCACTTTGGAGGGGGCCCAAGGGCCAACCGACAGCGCGGCCGCAAGAGGCCCCTCAACCGA caggtGAAGCCCCAGCGTGATGGACAGAAGAAACGGAAGCAGACCCCCTCTGCAGCCGATGAGCCCGAGTCTAAAATGGGCAAGACAGAGACGATTGGAGCAGACAAGACCAATG actcGGTAGAGCAGAGTGAGGAGGGAAAAGACACCAGGTCTCCCAGTGCTGCT gCCTCCAAACCTCCTGCCGAGGGAGAGAGTGctg ctctgTCCATCCAGGAGGAGATTTCTCAGATGAAGAGGAAGCTGCAGGGAAAACAGACCACGCCCACTGCCCCCAAACTCAGGAAGAGACGAGGCTTCCTGGAAAGGTCAGGGGTCAAAGTTAACGCACAGAG GGTGATGTTTGCTTGCTCCGTGTGCAAGTTCCGCTCGTTCTACAGCGAAGACATGGCTGCTCACCTGGAGAGCCGCTTCCACAAAGAGCACTTCAAATTTCTGTCCAATCAGCTTTCAAAACCCACCACAGACTTCCTCCAG gaGTACCTGATAAATAAGTtcaagaggacagaggagagaacgAAGCAGATGGAGAATCTGAGTGCTGCCATCTGTCAAATTTATAAAGAACAGGATCTGACaaggg ACATTGGGATGGAACACTTTATGAAGAAGGTTGAAGCTGCTCACTGTGCCGCCTGCGATCTGTTCATCCCAATGCAGTACCATCTGAttcaaaaacatctcaaatcaCCAGACCACAACTACAACCGCAag GGCATGATGGAGCAGTCGAAGAGGTCGAGTCTGTCAGTAGCTCGGAGCATCCTCAACCACAAGGTCATTGGCAAGAAACTGGAGAGCTATCTGAAG gGTGAGAATCCGTTTACCGGTAACCAAGATGACCAGGACGCAGAGGAATCCATGGTGATGGAGGTGTCAGAGGTGGATCTGACCAATGAGAGCCCTGTAAAGGCAGACCAACAGGAGAAGGCGGATCCATCTTCGGAAGATCCGGCCCAGGCTCCCAAGTCCGAGGGGAAAGATGGGGGGAGCGATGAGGCAGAGATGATGACGGAAGAGGGGGCCCatgggatagagggagagaacggaggagaggaagaggaggatgaggagggcaTTGAGCTGGGAgatgaagaaggagaggaggggctgGAAGTGGGAGAcggcgaggaggaggaggaggggcacGAGGAGATCTTGGACGAAGTGTTAGACGGGGAGGAAGCCGAGGAACAGGCAGACGGAGACGgggagaaacaggaggagaaaggcGGCGATGCCGACCAGGTTGTCATCGAGTGA
- the mvb12a gene encoding multivesicular body subunit 12A, giving the protein MSLYENSAAPSRPVTAIAWTSSSSTCPGQFTLITQTEDGAAASFTRAFGLKSGYYLCYSLDLSGGMVVSDVRVISDKETIPHGYCYIPEFLENRASVWKKKRVCVRIVPSDSVNTAVLDIRLTTKSKMMLQQYTCLGDMLGYVIWCRKGPFSGPVPKAKPRSLSLELRQLSLDGATPLLPLRQSNPPPAPPKMSRRRNNLETKEPAETACDGSTVISISAMDGVPFALHPKFEAQSNKQAPLTSLSDIRIKSVQDIENEYNYTFAVEELAARRTQIPTPVSS; this is encoded by the exons ATGTCCCTGTATGAGAACTCTGCTGCCCCCTCCAGGCCAGTGACTGCCATAGCCTGGACCTCCAGTAGCTCTACCTGCCCAGGACAGTTTACTCTG ATCACTCAGACTGAAGACGGGGCTGCAGCGAGCTTCACCAGGGCTTTTGGCCTCAAGTCTGGGTACTACCTGTGTTACAGCCTG gactTGTCTGGGGGAATGGTGGTGTCCGATGTGAGGGTGATTTCTGACAAAGAGACGATCCCTCATGGTTACTGTTATATCCCAGAGTTCCTGGAAAACA gggCATCTGTGTGGAAgaagaagcgtgtgtgtgtgcgtattgtGCCCTCTGACAGCGTCAACACAGCTGTGCTGGACATCAGACTGACCACCAAGAGCAAGATGATGCTACAGCAGTATACTTGTCTAGG tgacatgctGGGGTATGTGATCTGGTGTCGGAAGGGACCTTTCTCTGGCCCTGTGCCTAAGGCCAAGCCACGAAGCCTGAGTCTGGAGCTCAGACAGCTGTCCCTGGACGGAGCTACACCACTGCTGCCTCTCAGACAGAG CAACCCCCCGCCTGCTCCCCCCAAGATGAGCCGTCGCCGTAACAACCTGGAAACGAAGGAGCCTGCGGAGACTGCGTGTGATGGCAGCACTGTTATTAGTATCTCAG CGATGGATGGAGTGCCCTTTGCACTCCACCCAAAATTCGAGGCACAGTCCAATAAACAG gcacccCTCACCAGCCTGAGTGACATTCGCATTAAGTCGGTGCAGGACATTGAGAATGAG tATAACTACACCTTTGCAGTGGAGGAACTCGCAGCGAGGCGAACTCAAATCCCAACCCCTGTGTCCTCctga